One part of the Nostoc sp. PCC 7120 = FACHB-418 genome encodes these proteins:
- the arsB gene encoding ACR3 family arsenite efflux transporter, with amino-acid sequence MSLNQQTKSNLSFFEKYLTLWVFLCIFVGIALGRLFPELAVKLDAISVYQVSIPIAVCLFFMMYPIMVKIDFTQAMNALRTPKPVILTLVVNWLIKPFTMVAFSQFFLGWLFRPLITGTELIRGGEVAIANSYIAGTILLGIAPCTAMVLMWGYLSYGNQGHTLVMVAVNSLAMLFLYAPLGRWLLAANDLTVPWQTIVLSVLIYVGLPLIAGIYSRYWIFKYKGKEWFESRFLKYLSPIAITALLLTLILLFAFKGELIVKNPLHILLIAVPLFIQTNFIFLISYVAALKLNLAYEDAAPAALIGASNHFEVAIATAVMLFGLNSGAALATVVGVLIEVPVMLMLVELCKRTASWFPRQPEKATLRDPRCITSFH; translated from the coding sequence ATGAGCCTGAATCAACAAACCAAAAGTAATCTCAGCTTTTTTGAAAAATACCTCACTTTGTGGGTGTTTTTGTGCATCTTTGTCGGCATAGCTTTAGGCAGATTATTTCCAGAGTTAGCGGTAAAACTAGATGCTATCAGTGTCTATCAAGTATCAATTCCTATTGCAGTATGTCTATTTTTCATGATGTATCCCATCATGGTGAAGATAGACTTTACGCAAGCGATGAATGCGCTGCGTACCCCAAAACCTGTAATTCTTACCTTGGTGGTGAACTGGTTAATTAAACCATTCACGATGGTGGCCTTTTCTCAGTTCTTTTTAGGCTGGTTGTTTCGTCCCTTAATTACGGGTACAGAATTAATTCGTGGTGGTGAAGTAGCGATCGCCAATTCTTACATAGCTGGGACGATTTTACTAGGGATTGCCCCTTGTACAGCAATGGTTTTGATGTGGGGTTATCTTTCCTATGGGAATCAAGGTCACACTTTGGTGATGGTGGCTGTTAATTCTCTAGCAATGCTATTTTTGTATGCACCTTTGGGAAGGTGGTTACTAGCAGCAAATGATTTAACTGTGCCTTGGCAAACTATAGTTTTATCTGTTTTAATTTACGTTGGCTTGCCATTAATTGCTGGCATATATAGCCGTTACTGGATTTTTAAATATAAAGGTAAAGAATGGTTTGAAAGTCGCTTTCTCAAATATCTTAGCCCCATTGCTATTACGGCTTTGCTATTGACTTTAATCTTGTTATTTGCCTTTAAGGGCGAATTAATAGTTAAAAATCCCCTACATATTTTGTTGATAGCTGTACCACTATTTATTCAAACTAATTTCATCTTTTTAATTAGTTATGTAGCAGCCTTAAAGCTGAATCTTGCTTACGAAGATGCTGCACCAGCCGCCTTAATTGGAGCTAGCAATCATTTTGAAGTGGCGATCGCTACAGCCGTAATGCTGTTTGGTTTGAACTCTGGCGCTGCACTTGCCACAGTCGTGGGTGTTTTAATTGAAGTTCCCGTTATGTTGATGTTAGTCGAGTTATGCAAACGTACAGCATCTTGGTTCCCCCGCCAGCCGGAAAAGGCAACTTTACGAGATCCACGGTGTATCACTTCTTTTCATTGA
- a CDS encoding IS110 family transposase produces the protein MENISVWVGIDVSKATLDVYIRPIGKALKFANTELEIFNLVEQLKFYDLNLIVLEATGGLETELVIQLQAAMLPVALINPRQGRNFAKATGKLAKTDAIDAQILAHFGEAMKPQVLNIESQASRQLGELISRRRQLVEMQTAEKNRRSRARGKALADIEAHIEYLDERLKQLNQEIEQLTQNNQQWIEKVNLLKTTPGIGQVISTTLVSDLPELGQLTAKQISRLVGVAPINHDSGQHKGKRMINGGRAHVRATLYMGAVVAMRHNPVIKAFYERLVERGKSKKLALTACVHKMLVILNAMVRDNLPWRVTDNLQPIPNA, from the coding sequence ATGGAAAACATCTCTGTGTGGGTAGGCATTGACGTGAGCAAAGCGACCCTCGATGTTTATATCCGTCCCATCGGTAAAGCATTGAAGTTTGCTAATACAGAACTAGAAATATTTAATTTAGTTGAACAATTAAAATTTTATGATTTGAACCTCATCGTACTAGAAGCAACCGGAGGATTAGAAACAGAACTGGTCATTCAACTACAGGCAGCAATGCTACCAGTAGCATTAATCAATCCACGTCAAGGACGAAATTTTGCCAAAGCCACTGGTAAACTCGCCAAAACAGATGCTATCGATGCACAAATATTGGCACACTTTGGGGAAGCAATGAAACCTCAAGTGTTAAACATTGAGTCACAAGCATCTCGTCAATTAGGAGAATTAATTAGTCGTCGAAGACAATTAGTTGAGATGCAAACTGCTGAAAAAAATCGACGCTCACGCGCCCGTGGTAAAGCATTGGCAGATATTGAAGCACACATTGAATATCTTGACGAACGTCTCAAACAACTCAATCAAGAAATTGAGCAATTAACTCAAAACAATCAACAATGGATTGAAAAAGTTAATTTACTCAAAACTACTCCTGGTATTGGCCAAGTTATTTCGACAACTCTGGTTTCTGATTTGCCAGAACTCGGTCAACTCACTGCCAAACAAATTTCTCGCTTAGTTGGTGTTGCACCTATCAATCATGATAGTGGTCAACACAAAGGTAAGCGCATGATTAATGGCGGTCGCGCTCATGTTCGTGCCACTCTTTATATGGGTGCTGTTGTTGCTATGCGTCATAATCCGGTTATCAAGGCCTTTTATGAGCGTCTTGTCGAACGTGGTAAATCGAAAAAATTAGCTCTCACTGCTTGCGTTCATAAAATGTTAGTCATTTTAAATGCAATGGTTCGGGATAATTTACCTTGGCGTGTTACTGACAACTTACAACCCATTCCCAACGCTTAA
- a CDS encoding iron-siderophore ABC transporter substrate-binding protein — MKKRLLHYYRLIFLITFALVLVTACYSNINDNIKSSKSQPITSECRVIKHPLGETCIPLQPQRIITMDEDILEVLLALDLKPVAVATNVNAWGNRERQLFSKAEGIASIILGNEALPNLEKMVLLHPDLILGLASSTSRKDYELFSQIAPTITLDYVQSRWKDRFLRIGEIMGRREQAQKALTQYQQRVEQLRTIVAKQLGEIKVSVSNFTIWSQTIELRSKFSFPGSVLLEVGLSFPERQNQFSTTPDYPFVSVSMERLELLDADVMFASLEYGSEEKFQKYQNSPLWQKLKVVKNNRLYTVDSGYWIFGNILSANAILDDLYQYLVGKS; from the coding sequence ATGAAGAAACGACTGCTCCATTATTACCGACTTATTTTCTTGATAACCTTTGCTTTAGTATTGGTTACAGCTTGCTACAGCAATATAAATGACAATATAAAATCTTCAAAGTCACAACCAATAACATCTGAGTGCCGAGTTATCAAGCATCCTTTAGGAGAAACCTGTATTCCTTTGCAGCCACAACGCATTATCACAATGGATGAAGATATTTTAGAAGTGTTGCTGGCACTTGACTTAAAACCAGTAGCAGTAGCAACAAATGTAAATGCCTGGGGTAACAGAGAACGACAATTATTCAGTAAAGCTGAAGGTATAGCTTCAATTATTTTAGGAAATGAAGCTCTGCCAAATTTAGAAAAAATGGTGCTGTTACATCCAGATTTGATTTTGGGACTTGCATCTAGTACTAGCAGAAAAGATTATGAATTATTTTCACAGATAGCTCCCACGATTACACTTGATTACGTCCAATCTCGTTGGAAAGATAGGTTCTTGCGTATTGGCGAAATCATGGGTAGAAGGGAACAAGCCCAAAAAGCACTCACCCAATATCAACAACGAGTGGAACAATTGCGAACAATTGTGGCAAAACAATTAGGAGAAATCAAAGTTTCTGTTAGTAACTTCACTATTTGGAGTCAGACAATAGAACTTCGTTCCAAATTTTCATTTCCTGGTAGTGTCCTTTTAGAAGTAGGACTGTCTTTTCCAGAAAGACAAAATCAATTTTCTACCACTCCAGACTATCCTTTTGTATCTGTTAGCATGGAACGTCTAGAATTGCTAGATGCAGATGTAATGTTTGCGTCATTGGAATATGGTTCGGAAGAAAAATTTCAAAAATATCAGAATAGCCCTTTATGGCAAAAACTTAAGGTAGTTAAAAACAACCGATTATACACAGTTGATTCAGGTTACTGGATATTTGGCAATATTCTCTCAGCTAATGCCATACTTGATGATTTATATCAATACCTGGTAGGAAAATCATGA
- a CDS encoding TonB-dependent siderophore receptor, which translates to MRLQLLLQSLLFTGSFTLSLIAPTLSQEIKSTETETTSDQTSNQAINTIITKQPRIYQIDRSKSVQWLAQSPPPSSSPAVSVIEVTGVQVNPSQKGLDIIFQTTKGDQLQVSGRNEGNAYIADIPNAQLRLSGGSIFRQENPINGITEVTVTNQDANTIRVTVTGEASVPSVELFDSDQGLIFEVAAPTAPTPAQPESQVQPEQPSAESEEPIELVVTGEQDGYKVEDATGGTRTNTPIRDTPFSIQVVPEEVIKDQQVQRVTDALRAVPGVISQDAPVSAFESFNFRGFSSQSFLRNGIRDETIGTAGSGVANIERIEVLRGPAGALFGSGSPGGTVNIVTKQPLSSPFYEIEGTVGSFDIYEGRVDLTGPLNRDNDTLLYRLTASASKLGSFIDFVDNERYFISPVLTWLIDKNTNLTLEAEYLSTKNPNYNGLPALGTVLPNPEGEIPLSRNLNEPSFDKNDRQVYRLGYNFEHRFSENWQFRNSLRAAFQEYQNEAIFPLELLEDNRTLVRFAQSLESTRNVYVLNTNVVGDFKTGSIAHKLLFGFDLLRDDTRNRDTQDFAIEPINLFNPVYGTQTIGSSAPSSNFISNTDGLGIYLQDQMTLADNFKILLGGRFDIISQKQEDDNGETINFLQDEAFSPRIGLVYQPTKNISLYGSYSRSFTQVVGTSFDQRLFQPERGTQYEVGIKGDWLDRKLSTTLAFYQITRSNVLSNDPDNPGFLIQTGEQRSQGIELDIAGEILPGWKIIGGYAYSDAKVTQDQEFEGNLLNNTPKHAFSLWTTYELQSGNLQGLGFGLGLYYIGERQGDLSNSFELPSYFRTDAAMFYRRNNFRAALNINNLFDTEYFETAFDALSVVPGAPLMVKFTLGWQF; encoded by the coding sequence ATGAGACTGCAATTGTTACTTCAAAGTCTGTTGTTTACAGGCTCGTTTACGTTGTCGTTAATAGCTCCAACTTTGAGTCAAGAGATAAAAAGTACAGAAACAGAGACTACCTCAGATCAGACAAGCAATCAAGCAATCAACACAATAATTACCAAGCAGCCACGAATTTATCAGATAGATCGCTCCAAAAGCGTCCAATGGCTAGCACAGTCGCCTCCACCGAGTTCATCACCTGCTGTTTCAGTCATCGAAGTGACGGGAGTGCAAGTTAATCCTTCCCAAAAAGGGCTAGATATAATTTTCCAAACTACCAAAGGGGATCAACTGCAAGTATCCGGTAGAAATGAGGGGAACGCCTATATTGCTGACATCCCCAATGCCCAATTGCGCCTATCTGGTGGTAGTATATTTCGTCAAGAAAATCCCATAAACGGAATTACGGAAGTAACTGTAACTAATCAAGATGCAAATACTATTCGAGTTACAGTTACTGGTGAAGCGAGTGTACCCTCTGTAGAGTTGTTTGATAGTGATCAAGGTTTAATTTTTGAAGTTGCTGCACCTACTGCTCCTACACCAGCACAACCAGAAAGCCAAGTTCAACCAGAACAACCATCAGCAGAATCAGAAGAACCAATTGAACTAGTGGTAACCGGTGAGCAAGATGGTTATAAAGTAGAGGATGCTACGGGGGGGACGAGAACTAACACACCTATCCGTGATACTCCTTTTTCCATTCAAGTGGTTCCTGAGGAAGTTATAAAGGATCAACAAGTACAACGTGTAACCGATGCCTTACGGGCTGTACCAGGTGTAATTTCTCAAGACGCACCTGTATCTGCATTTGAAAGCTTTAATTTTCGTGGATTTTCCAGTCAAAGTTTCCTCCGCAACGGAATCCGGGATGAAACAATCGGCACAGCAGGTTCTGGTGTTGCTAACATTGAACGGATTGAAGTTCTTAGAGGTCCGGCCGGTGCGCTATTTGGATCGGGTTCACCAGGCGGTACAGTCAATATTGTCACAAAACAACCTCTCAGTAGTCCGTTTTATGAAATTGAAGGTACTGTCGGTAGTTTTGATATTTACGAGGGTAGGGTTGATTTGACAGGGCCATTGAACAGAGACAATGACACGCTGCTCTATCGCCTGACTGCATCGGCCTCCAAGCTTGGGAGTTTCATTGACTTCGTTGATAATGAGCGGTATTTTATCTCACCGGTTCTTACATGGTTGATTGACAAAAATACGAATCTAACCTTGGAGGCAGAGTACCTATCTACGAAGAATCCTAACTATAACGGCTTACCTGCTCTGGGTACAGTTTTGCCAAATCCTGAGGGTGAAATTCCTCTAAGTCGCAATCTTAACGAACCATCATTTGACAAAAATGACCGCCAAGTTTACCGTCTTGGCTACAACTTTGAGCATAGGTTTAGCGAAAATTGGCAGTTTCGCAATTCCCTCCGGGCGGCATTCCAAGAGTATCAAAATGAAGCTATCTTTCCACTGGAGTTGCTAGAAGACAATCGGACATTGGTGCGGTTTGCACAATCGCTGGAAAGTACGCGAAATGTTTACGTATTAAACACCAACGTAGTTGGTGATTTTAAGACAGGTAGCATCGCACACAAATTGCTGTTTGGCTTTGATTTATTAAGAGATGACACCAGAAACCGTGATACTCAAGATTTTGCAATAGAGCCAATCAACTTGTTCAATCCTGTTTATGGAACTCAGACAATTGGTTCATCCGCTCCAAGTTCAAACTTCATTTCTAATACTGATGGACTGGGTATCTACCTGCAAGACCAAATGACATTAGCAGATAACTTCAAAATTTTGTTGGGTGGACGCTTTGATATTATTAGCCAAAAACAAGAAGATGATAATGGTGAGACTATAAATTTCCTGCAAGATGAAGCCTTTAGCCCTCGGATTGGCTTAGTATACCAACCCACTAAAAACATCTCTCTTTATGGAAGCTACAGCCGCTCATTTACGCAAGTAGTAGGAACCAGCTTCGATCAACGGCTATTTCAGCCAGAACGTGGTACTCAGTACGAAGTGGGGATCAAAGGAGACTGGCTAGATAGGAAGTTGTCAACCACCTTGGCTTTTTACCAAATCACCCGATCTAATGTACTCAGCAACGATCCGGACAATCCAGGCTTCTTGATTCAGACAGGTGAACAAAGAAGTCAAGGTATTGAGTTAGATATTGCTGGCGAAATATTACCAGGTTGGAAAATTATTGGTGGGTATGCCTATTCTGATGCAAAAGTGACTCAAGACCAAGAATTTGAGGGCAATTTACTTAACAATACACCAAAACACGCATTCAGTTTATGGACAACCTATGAGCTTCAATCTGGTAATTTGCAAGGTTTGGGTTTTGGTTTAGGCCTGTACTACATCGGAGAGCGTCAAGGAGATCTGTCTAATAGCTTTGAGTTACCAAGCTATTTCCGTACTGATGCTGCAATGTTTTACCGTCGTAATAATTTCCGAGCTGCCCTGAACATCAACAATTTATTTGATACAGAATATTTTGAAACAGCTTTCGACGCTCTGAGCGTTGTCCCAGGCGCACCATTGATGGTGAAATTTACTTTAGGTTGGCAATTCTAA
- a CDS encoding ArsR/SmtB family transcription factor translates to MNFPQPMFNCCKSVLSGFIKHEEAVQTAAIFKVLGEPARLQLLSFIANQPSGEACVCELTEPLGLSQPTVSHHLKVLYEVGLLAKERRGTWIYYRLIPEQIEALRDALKLPQ, encoded by the coding sequence ATGAACTTTCCTCAACCAATGTTTAACTGTTGTAAATCGGTACTTTCAGGATTTATCAAGCATGAAGAAGCAGTACAAACCGCCGCTATCTTTAAAGTGTTGGGAGAACCCGCTCGCTTGCAACTGCTGAGTTTTATCGCTAATCAGCCAAGCGGTGAAGCCTGCGTGTGTGAGTTAACAGAACCTTTGGGATTGTCTCAACCGACAGTCAGCCATCACCTCAAGGTGTTGTATGAAGTTGGTTTGTTGGCAAAAGAGCGCCGGGGTACTTGGATTTACTATCGACTGATACCAGAACAAATAGAAGCTTTGCGAGACGCTTTGAAACTACCTCAGTGA
- a CDS encoding ArsI/CadI family heavy metal resistance metalloenzyme produces the protein MSVMKTHVALNVTNIEKSVTFYRAMFGLEPVKYKTDYAKFDIPNPALNLTLNLTNNVQIGGALSHLGVQVESTQEVQSAIERFNEAGLDLFTEDNTDCCYALQDKVWVTDPDGNRWEVFVVKVADTAPEKNLATVSSSGEIQAVKKSCCA, from the coding sequence ATGTCCGTTATGAAAACACACGTAGCCTTAAATGTCACCAATATTGAGAAGTCTGTAACATTTTATAGAGCCATGTTTGGCTTAGAACCAGTCAAGTATAAAACCGACTACGCTAAATTTGATATTCCTAACCCAGCCTTAAACCTGACACTGAATTTAACTAATAATGTGCAGATTGGTGGTGCATTGTCTCATTTAGGTGTACAAGTTGAAAGTACTCAAGAAGTACAATCAGCTATCGAACGATTTAACGAAGCAGGACTAGATTTATTTACAGAGGATAATACTGATTGTTGCTACGCTTTACAAGACAAAGTATGGGTAACAGATCCAGATGGGAACCGTTGGGAAGTTTTTGTGGTAAAAGTAGCAGATACAGCGCCAGAAAAGAATCTTGCAACAGTAAGTTCTTCTGGGGAAATTCAGGCTGTCAAGAAGTCATGTTGTGCTTAG
- the arsC gene encoding arsenate reductase, glutathione/glutaredoxin type, which translates to MKKVMFVCKHNSRRSQMAEGFTKILGKDNIAVTSAGLAVSQIDPFAIEVMSEIGIDISNQTSKPLENFHPEEYDAVISLCGCGMNLPEAWVLRDIFEDWQLDDPQGESIETFRRVRDEIKERVVKLIALLN; encoded by the coding sequence ATGAAAAAAGTAATGTTTGTATGTAAACATAATTCTCGGCGATCGCAAATGGCAGAGGGCTTTACTAAAATATTAGGTAAAGATAATATCGCTGTGACTAGTGCAGGTTTAGCCGTTAGTCAGATAGATCCATTTGCCATAGAAGTCATGTCAGAAATTGGGATTGATATTAGTAACCAGACTTCTAAGCCTTTAGAAAATTTCCATCCAGAAGAGTATGACGCAGTAATTTCCTTATGTGGTTGCGGTATGAATTTACCAGAAGCTTGGGTATTACGAGATATATTTGAAGATTGGCAACTTGATGATCCTCAAGGAGAATCTATAGAAACTTTTCGCCGTGTGCGTGATGAGATTAAAGAAAGAGTGGTAAAGTTAATCGCATTACTCAACTAA
- a CDS encoding carotenoid oxygenase family protein encodes MTTTAVNPYLEGNFAPVHEEITTDTLKVIGELPPELSGMFVRNGPNPQWTPIGQYHWFDGDGMLHGVRISNGKATYRNRYVRTQRWQIEHEAGQAIWTGLMEPPQTELPSRNTGNTALIWHAGQLLALWEGGAPYAIQVPDLASIGEYTYNNQLSSAFTAHPKVDPVTGEMMFFGYSFAPPYLHYSVVSATGELVRTVPIDLPMGVMMHDFAITANYTIFMDLPLTFSVERMQRGEPMLMFESDRPSRFGILPRHGDNSQIRWFEAPSCYVFHTLNAYEDKDEVVLFACPMRSTTVLASPDSQTDPEADIPRLHRWRFHLKTGKVHEEMLDDVASEFPRINENFLGQPTQYGYTSRLAKGSIPLFEGLIKYDLSNAKSQNYEYGQGRYGSEAVFVPRPGATVEDDGWLITYVYDTGEESSELVVINAQDINSEPIARVLLPQRVPYGFHGIWVTEEQLNFRRI; translated from the coding sequence ATGACCACAACAGCCGTCAATCCCTATCTAGAGGGTAATTTTGCACCTGTCCACGAAGAAATTACTACTGACACCTTAAAAGTTATCGGTGAACTACCTCCGGAATTATCAGGGATGTTTGTCCGCAACGGCCCGAACCCCCAATGGACACCCATCGGACAATATCACTGGTTTGATGGTGATGGGATGTTACACGGTGTCAGAATTAGCAACGGTAAAGCTACTTATCGCAATCGCTACGTCCGCACTCAAAGATGGCAAATTGAACATGAGGCGGGTCAAGCCATCTGGACAGGATTGATGGAACCACCCCAGACAGAACTCCCTAGCAGAAACACTGGTAATACTGCCCTCATCTGGCACGCAGGACAACTATTAGCATTATGGGAAGGCGGCGCACCTTACGCAATTCAAGTTCCCGATTTAGCAAGCATTGGTGAGTATACCTACAATAACCAGCTAAGTTCTGCTTTTACCGCCCATCCTAAAGTAGACCCAGTGACAGGGGAAATGATGTTTTTCGGCTACTCATTTGCACCACCATATCTACACTACAGCGTAGTTTCCGCAACAGGAGAACTGGTGCGAACAGTACCTATAGATTTACCTATGGGGGTGATGATGCACGACTTTGCTATCACTGCCAACTACACAATTTTTATGGATTTACCGTTGACTTTTAGTGTAGAACGGATGCAACGGGGAGAACCCATGCTAATGTTTGAGAGCGATCGCCCTAGTCGCTTTGGTATTCTACCCCGTCATGGCGACAATAGTCAGATTCGCTGGTTTGAAGCTCCCTCTTGCTACGTTTTCCACACTCTCAACGCCTACGAAGACAAAGACGAAGTAGTACTTTTTGCTTGTCCCATGCGTTCTACTACTGTTCTAGCTTCCCCTGATTCCCAAACCGACCCAGAAGCAGACATTCCCCGTTTACATCGTTGGCGCTTTCACCTCAAAACTGGAAAAGTACATGAAGAAATGCTGGATGATGTCGCCTCAGAATTTCCCCGTATCAATGAAAATTTCTTAGGACAACCAACGCAATACGGCTACACTAGTCGGTTAGCAAAAGGTTCTATACCTTTGTTTGAGGGTTTAATTAAATACGACCTCAGCAATGCTAAGTCTCAAAATTATGAATATGGACAGGGACGTTATGGGAGTGAAGCTGTTTTTGTACCTCGTCCTGGTGCAACAGTTGAGGATGATGGCTGGTTAATTACTTACGTTTACGATACTGGTGAAGAGAGTTCTGAATTAGTTGTTATAAATGCCCAAGATATTAATAGTGAACCGATAGCGCGAGTGCTACTTCCCCAACGAGTACCTTACGGTTTTCATGGTATCTGGGTTACTGAGGAACAGTTGAATTTTAGGAGAATTTAA
- a CDS encoding histidine phosphatase family protein: MSLNLYLLRHGQTECSRNNAFCGSIDSSLTPEGLEMAKAFASTYSSVSWTAIFSSPMQRTMDTAKPLSEAIGIKPELRDGLKEINYGQWEGKTPKQINQEYHDDYIRWSADPAWYAPTGGEMAITIASRAMGVIEEIKHLYTSGNVLVVSHKATIRIILCSLLGIDVGRFRYRLGCPVASVSLVEFTAHGPILQMLADRTHLNEHLRNLAGT, encoded by the coding sequence GTGAGCCTAAATCTTTATTTACTTCGTCACGGACAAACAGAATGCAGCCGTAATAATGCCTTTTGCGGTTCAATCGACTCATCACTGACCCCAGAAGGTTTGGAAATGGCAAAAGCTTTTGCGTCTACCTATAGTTCAGTCTCTTGGACAGCTATTTTTTCCAGTCCCATGCAGCGAACTATGGACACAGCCAAACCTTTAAGTGAAGCAATAGGAATTAAACCAGAACTGCGGGATGGTTTAAAAGAAATTAATTACGGCCAATGGGAAGGCAAAACCCCAAAACAAATCAACCAAGAATACCACGATGATTATATTCGCTGGTCGGCTGACCCTGCGTGGTATGCTCCTACTGGCGGAGAAATGGCTATCACAATTGCATCTCGCGCTATGGGAGTAATTGAAGAAATTAAACATCTGTATACTAGTGGCAATGTTTTGGTAGTTTCTCACAAAGCCACCATTAGAATTATTTTGTGCAGTCTGTTAGGAATTGATGTTGGACGTTTTCGCTATCGTTTAGGATGTCCAGTCGCTTCAGTTAGTCTTGTAGAATTTACTGCTCACGGCCCCATTTTACAGATGTTAGCCGATCGCACTCATTTAAATGAGCATTTACGCAACTTAGCGGGAACGTAA
- a CDS encoding UbiD family decarboxylase, which produces MARDLRGFIKILEERGQLQRISALVDPDLEIAEISNRMLQKGGPGLLFENVKGASFPVAVNLMGTVERICWAMNMQHPQELETLGKKLSMLQQPKPPKKISQAIDFGKVLFDVLKAKPGRDFFPACQQVVVQGDDVDLNTLPLIRPYPSDAGKIITLGLVITKDCETGTPNVGVYRLQLQSKNTMTVHWLSVRGGARHLRKAAERGKKLEIAIALGVDPLIIMAAATPIPVDLSEWLFAGLYGGSGVQLAKCKTVDLEVPADSEFVLEGTITPGEILPDGPFGDHMGYYGGVEDSPLIRFQCMTHRKDPIYLTTFSGRPPKEEAMMAIALNRIYTPILRQQVSEIVDFFLPMEALSYKAAIISIDKAYPGQARRAALAFWSALPQFTYTKFVIVVDKDINIRDPRQVVWAISSKVDPTRDVFILPNTPFDTLDFASEKIGLGGRMGIDATTKIPPETDHEWGAPLESDADVAAMVERRWAEYGLADLQLGEVDPNLFGYDMK; this is translated from the coding sequence ATGGCCAGAGATTTACGAGGATTCATTAAAATTTTAGAAGAAAGAGGACAATTACAGCGAATTTCCGCTTTAGTTGACCCAGATTTAGAAATTGCAGAAATTTCTAATAGAATGCTGCAAAAAGGTGGGCCGGGCTTATTATTTGAAAATGTCAAAGGCGCATCTTTCCCCGTTGCTGTCAATTTAATGGGAACGGTGGAGAGGATATGCTGGGCGATGAATATGCAGCATCCCCAAGAATTAGAGACTCTGGGTAAAAAGCTGAGTATGCTGCAACAACCAAAACCACCCAAGAAAATTTCTCAGGCGATAGATTTTGGTAAAGTGCTGTTTGATGTGTTGAAAGCGAAACCGGGACGGGATTTTTTTCCGGCTTGTCAGCAAGTGGTAGTTCAAGGTGATGATGTAGATTTAAATACGTTACCTTTAATACGTCCTTATCCTAGTGATGCTGGCAAGATTATTACCTTAGGACTAGTGATTACTAAAGATTGTGAGACAGGTACGCCAAATGTGGGGGTGTATCGCTTACAACTGCAATCCAAGAATACGATGACCGTACACTGGTTATCCGTGCGGGGTGGGGCGAGACATTTACGCAAAGCTGCTGAACGTGGTAAAAAATTAGAGATTGCGATCGCCCTTGGTGTAGATCCCTTAATTATCATGGCAGCCGCCACACCCATTCCTGTAGATTTATCAGAGTGGCTATTTGCTGGATTGTACGGCGGTTCTGGTGTGCAGTTAGCCAAATGTAAAACTGTAGATTTAGAAGTTCCCGCAGATTCCGAGTTTGTCTTAGAAGGAACCATTACACCAGGGGAAATATTACCAGACGGCCCCTTCGGCGACCACATGGGCTATTATGGCGGCGTGGAAGATTCTCCCTTGATTCGCTTCCAGTGCATGACCCACCGCAAAGACCCGATTTATTTGACTACATTTAGCGGTCGTCCACCCAAAGAAGAAGCGATGATGGCGATCGCACTTAATCGCATTTATACCCCAATTCTACGGCAACAAGTCTCAGAAATTGTTGATTTCTTCCTGCCAATGGAAGCATTGAGTTACAAAGCTGCGATTATTTCCATTGATAAAGCATACCCTGGACAAGCAAGAAGGGCAGCCTTAGCTTTTTGGAGTGCTTTACCCCAATTCACATACACCAAATTCGTCATTGTCGTCGATAAAGACATTAACATTCGTGACCCGCGTCAAGTAGTATGGGCGATTAGTTCCAAAGTTGACCCCACACGGGACGTATTTATTCTCCCGAATACACCATTTGACACCTTAGATTTTGCCAGTGAAAAAATTGGTTTAGGTGGACGTATGGGAATTGATGCAACTACTAAAATTCCCCCAGAAACAGACCACGAATGGGGTGCGCCTTTAGAATCTGATGCAGATGTAGCAGCGATGGTTGAACGACGATGGGCTGAGTATGGTTTAGCAGACTTGCAATTAGGAGAAGTTGACCCCAACTTGTTTGGTTACGATATGAAATAG